The window ATCATAGAGTACAAACCTGAAATTGTAACACCACACGATCTGCAAAGGGCGCATTTCTGTGTGCCGGATGAACACAGCGTTACAACCGAATCCCATCTGATATCCGCCGGCGGCGCCAAGGCCATTGCCAATGCCGTTATGTTAAAAGAGGTAAAAAACGGTTTTGCCCTGGTCAGACCGCCGGGGCATCATTCCATGCGGGTAACCCACGGAGGCCGGGGATTCTGCCACATCAACATAGAAGCGGTCATGGTGGAATATATCCGCTCCCAGTTCGGGGTCAAACGCATTGCCATCATTGATACGGACTGCCACCACGGGGACGGCACCAATGATATTTTCTGGCACGATCCGGAGGTGCTGTTTATCTCCCTGCACCAGGACGGCCGGACCATGTATCCGGGCACAGGTTTTCCCGGCGAGCTGGGTGGCCCCAATGCCAAGGGGTCCAATCTGAATATCCCGCTCCCCCCGGGGACCTCCACCAAAGGGTATCTTTATGTTATCGAAAATTGTGTGCTGCCGGTACTTGAAGCGTTCAAACCTGACCTTGTGGTGAACTCAGCCGGCCAGGACAATCACTACACCGACCCTTTGACCAATATGAATTTTTCTGCCCAGGGGTATGCGCGTCTAACCTCCATGCTGAAGCCGGACATTGCGGTCCTTGAAGGCGGATACGCCATTGAGGGGGCACTACCCTATGTCAATTTAGGTATTATCCTTGCCATGGCAGGCATTGACTATTCCGGCGTAGTGGAGCCTGATTACAATCCGGAACGGCTCAAGCAGTCGGTAAGTACCACGGACAAAATCAAAAAGACCTGCGACCAAATCATGACCTACTGGGGTCAACGGTACGAAATGAGAGAAGCCGCCGGAGAACCCGGGCAGATTGTGATTCGCCACCGTGAAGTCTTTTATGATACGGACAATATTTTTGAACGCCAGAAAGAAAAAGTCCGGGTCTGCAGGGATTGCGGCGGCTGTTTTGAGGTGGATTCCAAGGCCATGCCGGGCAATCACATCCTGGGCGTTCATATTCCCATCAATGCCTGCAAAGCATGCCGGGAACAGGGGTATGAATTTTATGACCAGGCAGATAAAAGCAAATACCAGCGCATCTATCTCCAGGACCGGACAAAGGATCTCTACGAGGTCAAATAATAGGCCTGCACCCGCAGAACAAAGAAGATGACGCAGTCTCAGTTGCTGGAAAACTTAAAAACAAGATCCCTTGTCATGGAACTGACAAGGGATTTTTTCCGTTCCATGGACTTTCTCGAAGTGGAAACCCCGCTTCGGTGCCCATCAGTCATTCCCGAAGCCCATATTGATCCTGTAACATCCCAGGGTGCATATCTGCAGGCCTCTCCAGAGCTTTGCATGAAACGGCTTTTGGCCCGGGGGGCTGAAAAAATTTTCCAAATCTGCAAATGCTTTCGAAAAGATGAGCGCGGCCGACGGCACCTGCCTGAACTGACACTTCTTGAGTGGTATGCCGTGCACCAGACCTACGAAGACCTCATGGAGCAGTGTCAGGGCCTGTTACGCCATATTGCACAAGGCTTGGGCACACCTGGTCGCATAGTCTACCAGGGAGCCTGCCTGGACCTGTCAGATGATTTTGAGCGGATCACGGTTGCCGAGGCATTTGAACGTTTTGGCCATCTGCCTTTAAACCAGGCCCTTGATGCAGGGCGCTTTGATGAGATTATCAGCTTCGAGGTTGAACCCCACTTAGGCACATCCCGGCCTTGCTTCCTCTATGATTACCCCATATCCATGGCCAGTCTTTCTGCGGCCCATCCTGAAAAACCCTATACGGCCCAACGGTTTGAAATGTATGCCGCAGGCATTGAACTGGCCAACGGTTTCACGGAGCTGACCGACCCCGTTCTTCAGAGAAAACGGTTTGAAATGGAAAATGAAATCCGTATCAGCCAGGGAAAAACAAAACTGCCCATTCCTGAAAAATTTTTGTCCGCCCTTGCCCTGATGCCCCCTGCTGCCGGCATTGCCCTGGGCATGGACCGTCTCGTCATGCTGTTCTGCGATGCCCCCAGAATTTCACAGGTTGTGGCTTTCCCTCCGGAATCGTATTAATCGAGGAGTAGTCGGTTATGTGTTATTGCGTTTCATACGGGTTGAGCCCGGGGAAAACCCCATAATACGTTTAAAAGTGCGGCTGAATGCGGCTTCGGACTGGTAACCCAGGCGATGAGCCAGTTCACATAAAGAGTGATTCTCATTTTTCAGCGCGGTTAAGGCCAGGTTCATTCTCCATCGAGCAATATACTGCATGGGCGACTCACCCACAAGTTTCTTGAAACGGGCAGCAAATGCCGAGCGGGACATGGCAACCTCATTTGCCAATGATTCAACCGTCCACCGCCTAACAGGATCGCGATGTACAAGCAGAATGGCAGAACCAATTTGCTTATCCTGCAAGGCGGCAAGCCAACCTGTTTTTGCCTGGGAATCATTTGCCATCCAGGAACGTATGGTTTGGATGACCAAAATATCAGCTAAGCGGGTAATGATGGTTTCGCCCCCCGGACGCATGGTTTTTGCTTCAAACGCCATCAGTTTCAAGGTGCTTTGAATCCATTCCATTTGGGGTGATTGCCAGACATCAACGCAAATTAACCTTGGCAATAATCGGATCAACTCATGCGCAGACGGGTGATCAAACCGAACAGTTCCACAGATAAGAGTAGAAGGCTCTCCGCCCTGGCCATGTCGTATGATTTCGTAACGGTCACTGATCTCTTCCCTGGGCAGGTCAAAAAGTTTTTCAGCAGGTACATTGGGTTCACTCAATAATAGATGCCCATCTCCGTGGGGCACCAGCGCCAAGACACCAGGTTGGAGCAGGTAAGGATCGGCACCTTCAACTTCAAGCCAACAGCGCCCGTTAATAACCACATGGAACATGAGACAGCTTGGAAAGGCTGGTAAGGATAAACCCCACGGTGCTGTAAATTCTGAGCGTGTATAAAAAGCGCTGCTCATATGAAGATAATGAAGCGCTTCGCCAAGAGGATCGACCGACTTCCATGGAACACTTGTAAGGTCAATGTCAGGTATTATGCTATTCATTTCATGAATCTATCACTGTCCCAGAACATGGTCAAACCTTTGTATTTGGACGATTGAGCATAACTTATGGAGTTATCGGCATATAAACTCTTTTATTTTGTATATATATTGGACAAAAAGCCATCAACAGATTTTTTCAAAATACAAACAGGGAGGAAGGGGAAATGAAACTGATTATTTTTGGTGCAACAGGTGCGACGGGATGCCAGGTTGTAACGCAAGCCCTTGGACAGGAGCATCATGTCACTGCGTTTGCACGTAACCCGCAGAAATTAAAAATAGCCCATGAAAATCTGCAGGTGATCCAGGGGAATGTTCTGGATTATTCTGCTGTGGAACAAGCTGTAACAGGCCAGGAAGTAGTTCTTTGCACGCTCGGGTTACCAGATATAAGGAATAAAAGTCAATTGAGGGCAAATGGCACAAAAAATATTATCCGGGCCATGAAAAATACAGGTGTCAGACGATTTCTCTGCCAGTCTTCCCATGGAGTCGGGGACACTCAAACGACACTTCCTTTTTTTATGAAGTATATTATGGCACCATTCGTTTTAAGGCGTGTGTTTGAGGATCATGAACTTCAGGAGAAACTTGTCAAAGAGACCCAACTGGATTGGATAATTGTTCGCCCGACCAACTTAACTGATGGAGATAAAACAGCAAAATACCAGCAGGGGACAATTGATAACAAAACGGCCAGGTTTAAAATTTCACGGGCTGATGTTGCAGATTTCATGTTAAAGCAATTGGTTGATAATCTCTATTTGCATAAAACACCCAGCATTTCCTACTGAGACATCCTGGTACTCCTTCCCGGAACGTGGTGGTTTTTCACCCGGGATCTTTGATGGTCTGATAAAACATGCCCCGTTCCAGGAGGAGCGATTCAACCTTATTTTCCAGAATCAGCCGCTTCATTAAAATTTCAAGTTTTGCCTTTTCAAGGTTCAAGGCCCCAGTCAGGTCATCCACAGTGCAGGGGCGGCGATGAATGGTTTCCATCACCATAGCCTCCATCTTATCGTCGCTGACGTGGTTCCCTGAAGCCAGATCTTTCACACGGGCAATGATCTCCACATTGTCCGCATTAATAATCTGCGCCACCCGGTCAAGCTCCTGTTTTGAAGCCGGTTTAAGCCCGGCCACAGCCCCGGGCCGGTCCATGGTATTGAGCTGAACCCGGGCAGGGTTAATGCCCCTGATTATATCCCCTATGGTCTCAAGCTCTTCTTTGATATCGTTGACTCCGGGCAAAATAAACACCTCCACCCAAAGTTCGCCCTGGAAGGATCCGGCAAAAACCTTGAGTCCGTCAATCACCTTTTGGATGTCAAGCTGCCCGGAAGGCCGGTTGATTTTTTCAAAGGTTTGGGCCGTTACGGCATCCAGGGAAGGCATAACCAGGTCGGCCCGGTTAAGATCCGCTCTTACGACGGGATCCCACAGCAAAGTGGCATTGGTCAGTACAGCCACCCGGATTTTCGGCCTCTTTTCTTTTATAAACGCAATAACCCGGCCGATATCCGGGCTTAAGGTGGGCTCGCCCGACCCTGAAAAGGTCACATAGTCCGGATCAGGATGGTTTTCAAAGTAATGGGCAAGTTCGGCTTTAACTTCATCAAAGGGCACATATTCCCTGCGATCAAGGGTCAGGTTGGTGGTTGGTCCGCACTCACAGTAAATACAATCCAGGGTGCATGTTTTGTGACAGACAAGATCCACGCCCAGGGAAAGCCCAAGACGCCGTGACGGCACAGGGCCGAATATATGGTTATATCTCATAAAAATATTTAATCAGAAATAAAGGTCTCGGTTACAACAATAAAAAAAGAAACTTTGGCACAGCAAAAAGCCATGCCAAAGATAAAAAAACTTAGGTTCTGCTGGCGATGTCCCTGTGGGCCATCAGGCGGATGGCGTTGACGCGGATGAAACCGTCAGCATCCTCCTGGTTGTAACCGCCGGTAATGTCCATGGAAGACAGATTCTTGTTGTACAGGGAAGATGGCGAGGTCCTGGCGATGGGGTAGGCTACGCCTTTGAACAGTTTCAGGGTCACTTCGCCGTCAATGAGTTCCTGGCTTTTGTCCATGGCCGCCATGAGAAAGTCCATTTCAGGGCTGAACCAGAAGCCGTAGTAAACAAGTTCACCGAGCTTGGCGGCCAGCATATCCCGCAGACGCATGACCTCACGGTCCATGGCAATGCCTTCAATGTCCTTGTGAGCCTCGTGCAGAATGGTACCGCCCGGTGTTTCATAGACGCCCCTGGATTTGATGCCCACAAACCGGTTTTCCACCATGTCAAGCCGGCCGATGCCGTTTTCTGCCCCCAGCTGATTCAGGTATAAAAACAGTTCTAAAGCATCTGTTTTTTCGGTGCCGTCCTCCAGATTTTTCACCTTGACCGGCAGACCGTTTTTAAATTCAATGGTGATGCGTGTAGGCGTATCCGGGGCTGTTTCAGGAGATACGGTACGGCAATAGATGCTTTCCTCGCATACTGTACCGGGGTCTTCAAGGATACCTGCTTCATGGGAAATGTGCAGCAGGTTATCATCTTCGCTATATGGTTTGGCTGCGGTCTGCTTGGTGGGAATCCCGTGCTTTTCAGCATAGGCCAGAAGGTCGGAACGGCCCTGGAACGTATTGAGAAAATCCGAATTTTTCCACGGTGCAATCACTTTTATGGTGGGATCCAGGGCATAGTAGGAGAGCTCAAACCGGACCTGATCATTCCCCTTGCCTGTGGCGCCGTGGGATACATACTGGGCGCCCATCTGCTTTGCGATCTCAATCTGCTTTTTGGCAATGATGGGCCGGGCAATGGCGGTACCTAAAAGGTAGCGGCCTTCGTAGACCGCATTGGACTTGAAAACGGGGAATATATAATCGGTGACAAATTCCTTTTTCATATCTTCGATAAACACTTTTGACGCACCGATTTTAAGGGCCTTTTGTTCCGCAGCCTGAAAATCTTCCTTCTGGCCGATGTCAGCCATGTATGCAAACACTTCGTAGCCTTGTTCCAGCAGCCATTTGAGGATGACCGAAGTATCCAGCCCGCCTGAATACGCCAGAACAACTTTTTCCTTTGCCATTAAAAACTCCTTCAATTCATATGGTATTTGACCAAAAATTATATTTTTCGGTCCTTTTATTTCTTATGCCTGGCTATTAACGCAAAAAAAAAGATAACAGTCAAGCACATAGGATGACTCAAAGGAATTTATTCCCAGATAATCAACTCCTTAAGAGTTATATCTATGTGGGGGAATGCATTGTGGCCGGCTGTGTCCAAGCTCCAAAATCGGCAAAAAAAAAGCAACGCAATCGAGCCCTGGGGTTACGGCTACCCCAGTAATCACCGGACAAAACATGAGCCATTTAAAATTTGTGGCAAAAGCATTGCGGAAAAACAGCAGGGTCTGGTAAATATATTCGGGCATTTGAAGGGCCTTTCTTGTCTGAATATGGTGTTCATAACATCAAAGCGTTCAAAATGCTGTCATCACCTTTTTTGTGTCACGCTGTTATTGAAAAAAACTACGACTCACGAGGGCTCTATGGTGAATGATGAAATTGTGACAGTGCAAACACGCTCTCGCTCACGGAAAAAGCCCATCCGCATTCTGTTTCTGATTGCAGGGATGTGTGTAGCACTGGCAGGAGTGTTTGAACTTAAGACCTTTCGCATCCAGGCACGTTTATTCGCGCATATCGCCCAGGGACTGTCCTACCGGGTTGAAAACGGCCCGGCGCATACCATCCTTTTTCCCCAGAGCGGCCCCTATGATATCCGGCTTGGCTACACCCGAATTCCTGAATGGATAGAGACCCTCCAGGCAAAAGGCTTTGCCATTGACCGGCAGGCGCGCTGGTCGGAGGATCTCTTCTATTACACCGGCATGGGGTTGTTTCCCATCTATATGGAAAAAAATCAAACCGGGCTGAAAATTGCCGACTGGCAGGATAAACCAATTTTCCAAAGC is drawn from uncultured Desulfobacter sp. and contains these coding sequences:
- a CDS encoding histone deacetylase — translated: MLNAPHKTGLVFFPAFDWAIDPTHPEREERLLYTQDQVTEEGIFDIPEIIEYKPEIVTPHDLQRAHFCVPDEHSVTTESHLISAGGAKAIANAVMLKEVKNGFALVRPPGHHSMRVTHGGRGFCHINIEAVMVEYIRSQFGVKRIAIIDTDCHHGDGTNDIFWHDPEVLFISLHQDGRTMYPGTGFPGELGGPNAKGSNLNIPLPPGTSTKGYLYVIENCVLPVLEAFKPDLVVNSAGQDNHYTDPLTNMNFSAQGYARLTSMLKPDIAVLEGGYAIEGALPYVNLGIILAMAGIDYSGVVEPDYNPERLKQSVSTTDKIKKTCDQIMTYWGQRYEMREAAGEPGQIVIRHREVFYDTDNIFERQKEKVRVCRDCGGCFEVDSKAMPGNHILGVHIPINACKACREQGYEFYDQADKSKYQRIYLQDRTKDLYEVK
- the epmA gene encoding EF-P lysine aminoacylase EpmA, with product MTQSQLLENLKTRSLVMELTRDFFRSMDFLEVETPLRCPSVIPEAHIDPVTSQGAYLQASPELCMKRLLARGAEKIFQICKCFRKDERGRRHLPELTLLEWYAVHQTYEDLMEQCQGLLRHIAQGLGTPGRIVYQGACLDLSDDFERITVAEAFERFGHLPLNQALDAGRFDEIISFEVEPHLGTSRPCFLYDYPISMASLSAAHPEKPYTAQRFEMYAAGIELANGFTELTDPVLQRKRFEMENEIRISQGKTKLPIPEKFLSALALMPPAAGIALGMDRLVMLFCDAPRISQVVAFPPESY
- a CDS encoding AraC family transcriptional regulator, which produces MNSIIPDIDLTSVPWKSVDPLGEALHYLHMSSAFYTRSEFTAPWGLSLPAFPSCLMFHVVINGRCWLEVEGADPYLLQPGVLALVPHGDGHLLLSEPNVPAEKLFDLPREEISDRYEIIRHGQGGEPSTLICGTVRFDHPSAHELIRLLPRLICVDVWQSPQMEWIQSTLKLMAFEAKTMRPGGETIITRLADILVIQTIRSWMANDSQAKTGWLAALQDKQIGSAILLVHRDPVRRWTVESLANEVAMSRSAFAARFKKLVGESPMQYIARWRMNLALTALKNENHSLCELAHRLGYQSEAAFSRTFKRIMGFSPGSTRMKRNNT
- a CDS encoding SDR family oxidoreductase codes for the protein MKLIIFGATGATGCQVVTQALGQEHHVTAFARNPQKLKIAHENLQVIQGNVLDYSAVEQAVTGQEVVLCTLGLPDIRNKSQLRANGTKNIIRAMKNTGVRRFLCQSSHGVGDTQTTLPFFMKYIMAPFVLRRVFEDHELQEKLVKETQLDWIIVRPTNLTDGDKTAKYQQGTIDNKTARFKISRADVADFMLKQLVDNLYLHKTPSISY
- a CDS encoding radical SAM protein — protein: MRYNHIFGPVPSRRLGLSLGVDLVCHKTCTLDCIYCECGPTTNLTLDRREYVPFDEVKAELAHYFENHPDPDYVTFSGSGEPTLSPDIGRVIAFIKEKRPKIRVAVLTNATLLWDPVVRADLNRADLVMPSLDAVTAQTFEKINRPSGQLDIQKVIDGLKVFAGSFQGELWVEVFILPGVNDIKEELETIGDIIRGINPARVQLNTMDRPGAVAGLKPASKQELDRVAQIINADNVEIIARVKDLASGNHVSDDKMEAMVMETIHRRPCTVDDLTGALNLEKAKLEILMKRLILENKVESLLLERGMFYQTIKDPG
- a CDS encoding argininosuccinate synthase, encoding MAKEKVVLAYSGGLDTSVILKWLLEQGYEVFAYMADIGQKEDFQAAEQKALKIGASKVFIEDMKKEFVTDYIFPVFKSNAVYEGRYLLGTAIARPIIAKKQIEIAKQMGAQYVSHGATGKGNDQVRFELSYYALDPTIKVIAPWKNSDFLNTFQGRSDLLAYAEKHGIPTKQTAAKPYSEDDNLLHISHEAGILEDPGTVCEESIYCRTVSPETAPDTPTRITIEFKNGLPVKVKNLEDGTEKTDALELFLYLNQLGAENGIGRLDMVENRFVGIKSRGVYETPGGTILHEAHKDIEGIAMDREVMRLRDMLAAKLGELVYYGFWFSPEMDFLMAAMDKSQELIDGEVTLKLFKGVAYPIARTSPSSLYNKNLSSMDITGGYNQEDADGFIRVNAIRLMAHRDIASRT